One window of the Clostridium sp. MB40-C1 genome contains the following:
- the purR gene encoding pur operon repressor has product MQKFNRNQRITSITKILIENPNKIINLNRFTQLFNAAKSTISEDIVVIRETFSRLSFGNIETIPGAAGGIKYNCGISKEKTLEFAEELCIILQDKQRIVPGEFMYISDIMFNPQIIQNAAVILASKFNKDNVDYVVTVETKGIPLAYEVAKMLGVNLVIVRRDNKVTEGPTVAINYVSGSNKRIQTMSLSKRSIKKGSRCIFIDDFMKAGGTALGIINLLKEFESELVGIGVLIDNIGTEKKLVRDYTSIIKFNGIDEEDNPILYPDKSFKK; this is encoded by the coding sequence ATGCAAAAGTTTAATAGAAATCAAAGAATTACATCAATAACAAAAATATTAATAGAAAATCCTAATAAAATTATAAATTTAAATAGATTTACACAATTATTTAATGCTGCTAAATCTACTATAAGTGAGGACATAGTAGTTATTAGGGAGACGTTTAGTAGACTTTCTTTTGGAAACATAGAGACTATACCAGGAGCTGCTGGTGGTATTAAATACAATTGTGGTATATCTAAAGAAAAAACTTTAGAATTTGCCGAAGAATTATGTATAATTTTACAAGATAAGCAAAGAATAGTACCAGGAGAGTTTATGTATATAAGTGATATAATGTTTAATCCACAAATAATTCAAAATGCTGCTGTAATTTTAGCGTCTAAATTTAATAAAGATAATGTGGATTATGTTGTAACTGTGGAAACAAAGGGTATACCCTTAGCTTATGAAGTGGCTAAGATGTTGGGTGTTAATTTAGTCATTGTAAGAAGGGATAACAAAGTTACAGAAGGCCCCACAGTAGCTATAAATTATGTTTCAGGATCTAATAAAAGAATTCAAACAATGTCACTCTCTAAGAGATCAATAAAAAAAGGAAGTAGATGCATTTTTATAGATGATTTTATGAAGGCAGGAGGCACTGCTCTTGGTATAATAAATTTATTAAAAGAGTTTGAAAGTGAATTAGTAGGAATAGGAGTATTAATTGATAATATAGGTACTGAAAAGAAATTAGTTCGGGATTATACATCTATTATTAAGTTCAATGGAATAGATGAAGAAGATAATCCAATATTATATCCAGATAAAAGTTTTAAAAAATAA
- the spoVG gene encoding septation regulator SpoVG, which translates to MQITDVRIRKISAEGKMKAIVSVTFDNEFVVHDIKVIEGQNGLFIAMPSRKTPAGEFKDIAHPINTDTRQKIQKAILDEYEIVKNETDTENGEEIAFESEE; encoded by the coding sequence ATGCAAATTACTGATGTAAGAATTAGGAAAATTTCTGCGGAAGGGAAGATGAAAGCTATTGTATCTGTGACTTTTGATAATGAATTTGTTGTTCATGATATAAAGGTTATAGAAGGTCAAAATGGTCTTTTCATAGCAATGCCTAGTAGAAAAACTCCTGCTGGAGAGTTTAAAGATATAGCTCATCCAATCAATACTGATACTAGACAAAAGATTCAAAAGGCTATATTGGATGAATACGAAATCGTTAAAAATGAAACAGATACTGAGAATGGTGAAGAAATAGCATTTGAAAGTGAAGAATAG
- the glmU gene encoding bifunctional UDP-N-acetylglucosamine diphosphorylase/glucosamine-1-phosphate N-acetyltransferase GlmU — protein MYKCSVILAAGKGKRMKTKLPKVLHKVCGKEMVNHVIDTLKKCDIEDINVVIGNGAEEVKKATEDRTVYYSLQTEQLGTGHALICSKDFFKDKKGILTVFTGDAPLITEESVKKLMEFHVKGNYKATILTSLVEDATGYGRIIRSESGEVEKIVEHKDCTEEELKVNEINSGMYCFDIEELVTNLDKLSNNNSQGEYYLTDVIEILKNEDHKVGAIDIDADEIKGVNSRVQLAEAEEIMRNRINKKHMENGVTIIDPRTTYIGDEAKIGEDTIIYPGNVIEGKTIIKGYCVLYPNSRIKDSIIEEGVTIQSSVILESCIGENTTVGPFAYVRPESQIGKNVRIGDFVEIKKSKIDDNTKVSHLTYIGDAEVGSGCNFGCGTVVVNYDGKHKNKTIIGNDSFIGCNVNLVSPVEVEDNTYIAAGSTITKKVPSGALAVARAKQVNKEGWMDKSGLKK, from the coding sequence TTGTATAAATGTTCTGTTATACTTGCTGCTGGAAAAGGTAAAAGAATGAAAACAAAGTTACCAAAAGTATTACATAAAGTTTGCGGCAAAGAAATGGTAAATCATGTTATAGATACTTTAAAAAAATGTGACATAGAAGATATAAATGTAGTTATTGGAAATGGAGCCGAAGAAGTAAAAAAAGCTACAGAAGATAGAACAGTTTATTATTCATTACAAACAGAACAGCTAGGAACAGGCCATGCCCTTATTTGTTCTAAAGACTTTTTTAAGGACAAGAAGGGGATTTTAACTGTTTTTACTGGGGATGCTCCTCTCATAACAGAGGAAAGTGTTAAAAAGCTTATGGAGTTTCATGTAAAAGGAAATTATAAAGCAACCATACTTACTTCTTTAGTGGAAGATGCAACTGGATATGGGAGAATAATAAGAAGTGAGAGTGGAGAAGTAGAAAAAATAGTTGAGCATAAAGACTGTACTGAAGAAGAATTAAAGGTTAATGAAATAAATTCAGGAATGTACTGTTTTGACATAGAAGAACTTGTTACTAATCTAGATAAGTTAAGTAATAATAATTCCCAAGGAGAATATTATTTAACTGATGTTATAGAAATATTAAAGAATGAAGATCATAAGGTCGGAGCTATAGATATTGATGCTGATGAAATCAAAGGGGTTAACTCAAGAGTTCAATTAGCTGAAGCTGAAGAAATAATGAGAAACAGGATTAATAAGAAGCACATGGAAAATGGTGTCACAATTATAGATCCTAGAACTACTTATATAGGTGATGAAGCAAAGATAGGGGAAGATACAATAATATATCCTGGAAATGTAATTGAAGGAAAAACAATTATAAAGGGATACTGTGTTCTTTATCCTAATTCAAGAATAAAGGATAGTATAATTGAAGAGGGAGTTACAATCCAAAGTTCGGTTATATTAGAAAGCTGTATTGGAGAAAATACTACTGTTGGTCCATTTGCTTATGTTAGACCAGAAAGCCAAATCGGTAAAAATGTAAGAATTGGAGATTTTGTGGAAATTAAGAAGTCTAAGATAGATGATAACACAAAAGTATCTCATCTAACCTATATAGGAGATGCGGAAGTGGGAAGTGGATGTAATTTTGGATGTGGAACTGTAGTAGTTAACTACGACGGTAAACATAAAAATAAGACTATAATAGGGAATGATTCTTTTATAGGTTGCAATGTTAACTTAGTTTCACCAGTAGAAGTTGAAGATAATACTTATATAGCAGCTGGTTCAACTATTACTAAAAAAGTTCCTAGTGGAGCTTTAGCTGTTGCTAGAGCAAAACAAGTTAATAAAGAAGGCTGGATGGATAAAAGCGGACTAAAGAAATAA
- a CDS encoding ribose-phosphate diphosphokinase, with amino-acid sequence MITHGKNIKIFTGNANPTLAKDIAENLGIYVGDSQVGKFSDGEISVNTNETVRGADVFVIQSTNAPVNDNLMELLIMIDSFKRASAGRITAVLPYYGYARQDRKAKARDPITAKLVADLITTAGADRVLTMDLHAAQIQGYFNIPVDNLRGAPILAKYFIEEGFKDQNDVVVVSPDLGSVTRARDFADRLNCPIAIIDKRRPKANVCEVMNIIGDIKDKKVILIDDMIDTAGTITNGANALIERGAKEVYACCSHAVLSGPAFERIESSAIKKLVVLNSIALPEDKKSDKYEVLSVAPIFAEAIKRIYEDVSISKLFV; translated from the coding sequence ATGATAACCCATGGTAAAAATATAAAGATATTTACAGGTAATGCAAATCCAACTTTAGCTAAAGATATTGCTGAAAACTTAGGTATTTATGTAGGAGATTCTCAAGTTGGAAAGTTTAGTGATGGAGAGATAAGTGTAAATACTAATGAAACTGTTAGAGGAGCTGACGTCTTTGTTATTCAATCAACAAATGCTCCAGTAAATGACAACTTGATGGAGTTATTAATAATGATAGACTCTTTCAAAAGAGCTTCTGCAGGTAGAATAACAGCAGTACTACCTTACTACGGATATGCAAGACAAGATAGAAAAGCAAAGGCTAGAGATCCAATTACAGCTAAACTTGTTGCTGATTTAATAACTACAGCAGGTGCTGATAGAGTACTTACTATGGATTTACATGCAGCACAAATTCAAGGGTACTTTAATATACCAGTAGATAACTTAAGAGGGGCTCCAATACTTGCTAAATATTTCATAGAAGAAGGATTTAAAGATCAAAATGATGTAGTTGTTGTATCACCAGATCTTGGTAGTGTTACTAGAGCTAGAGATTTTGCAGACAGATTAAATTGTCCTATAGCAATAATTGACAAGAGAAGACCAAAGGCTAATGTTTGTGAAGTAATGAATATCATTGGAGATATAAAAGATAAGAAGGTTATATTAATAGATGATATGATAGATACTGCAGGTACAATAACTAATGGTGCAAATGCGTTAATTGAAAGAGGAGCAAAAGAAGTTTATGCTTGCTGTTCACATGCTGTTTTATCAGGTCCTGCATTTGAAAGAATAGAAAGTAGTGCAATAAAGAAATTAGTTGTTTTAAATAGTATAGCATTACCAGAAGATAAAAAATCAGATAAATATGAAGTTTTATCAGTAGCTCCTATATTTGCAGAAGCTATCAAGAGAATTTATGAAGATGTTTCTATAAGCAAACTTTTCGTATAG
- a CDS encoding response regulator transcription factor codes for MDGMLGKILIVDDDENICEVIKMYLENSGYSTKVCYDGKEAQEAFVQYMPDLVLLDIMLPHIDGIDVLKWIRKEYETPAIMLTAKGETFDKVLALELGADDYIVKPFEPKELIARVKAVLRRYNVENENKEVLKFSDLVIDINSYSVTYEGNEIKMPPKEFELVYYLANNKNRVFTREQLLCEVWGYDYPGDSRTVDVHIKRLREKLQGGVNWQIETVWGVGYKFEVK; via the coding sequence ATGGATGGAATGTTGGGTAAAATATTGATTGTAGATGATGATGAGAATATATGTGAAGTAATAAAAATGTATTTAGAAAACTCAGGATACTCCACAAAGGTTTGCTATGATGGAAAAGAGGCACAAGAAGCATTTGTACAGTATATGCCAGATTTGGTGCTACTTGATATTATGCTTCCTCATATAGATGGTATTGATGTGCTAAAGTGGATAAGAAAAGAATATGAGACTCCTGCAATAATGCTTACAGCTAAGGGAGAAACTTTTGATAAAGTTTTAGCATTAGAACTAGGAGCTGATGATTATATAGTAAAACCATTTGAACCAAAGGAATTAATAGCTAGGGTTAAAGCTGTACTTAGAAGGTATAATGTTGAAAATGAAAATAAGGAAGTACTTAAATTTTCAGATCTTGTTATCGATATAAATTCATATAGTGTTACTTATGAAGGTAATGAGATTAAAATGCCTCCAAAGGAGTTTGAATTAGTATATTATCTTGCTAACAATAAAAATAGGGTTTTTACAAGAGAACAGCTACTTTGTGAAGTATGGGGATATGATTATCCAGGAGATTCAAGGACAGTAGATGTGCATATTAAAAGACTAAGAGAAAAGTTACAGGGTGGAGTAAATTGGCAGATAGAAACAGTCTGGGGTGTTGGATATAAGTTTGAGGTGAAGTAA
- a CDS encoding HAMP domain-containing sensor histidine kinase yields the protein MKKKSLFSKMVATYTIIITISFVILAAFLSFWFQGYYFEEREKQLSSEAQLVANSAVQYLYGEISLSEINDVLIHTSKYTSSDIMLSDNYGYVYAVSSPKHKKIIGTQLLTEDLKELRMGKAIKKKDMFNNIFSVPVHIYEVPVFYRGIFQGTVFISTNMNEIKEPLNRVYVIIWISAILAIVLSSIVIYYFSQKIIVSPLAKINNVADKISKGEVGKRVDINSNDEIGELANSFNSMADSLERVEENRRIFISNVSHELRSPITSIKGFIGGILDGIIPKEKENYYLSVAYEEIQRLTRLINDLLDLSAIEAGKFTLNIQKYDINEIVRLSIIKFEAIIKSKKLNVNIWLEDEDIFVLVDRDKIIQVLTNLIDNAIKYVSDGGNIEITTKVKGQKVFVSIYNEGPSIPQEEVNQIWERFYKSDKSRTSKISTGLGLSIVRRIIVQHGEEVWVENVDKKGVKFIFTLKVAQK from the coding sequence ATGAAGAAAAAGAGCTTATTTTCTAAAATGGTTGCTACTTACACCATTATCATTACTATAAGCTTTGTTATTTTAGCTGCTTTTTTGTCTTTCTGGTTTCAAGGGTATTATTTTGAAGAAAGAGAAAAGCAGCTTTCTAGTGAGGCTCAATTAGTTGCAAATTCAGCAGTTCAGTATTTGTATGGAGAAATATCATTAAGTGAAATAAATGATGTTTTAATACATACTTCAAAATATACCTCTTCTGACATAATGCTTTCGGATAACTATGGATACGTATATGCAGTATCCAGCCCAAAGCATAAGAAAATTATAGGTACTCAGTTGTTAACTGAGGATTTAAAAGAGCTGAGGATGGGAAAGGCAATTAAAAAAAAAGATATGTTTAATAATATATTTAGTGTTCCTGTACATATTTACGAGGTTCCTGTATTTTATAGAGGTATATTTCAAGGAACGGTTTTTATCAGTACTAATATGAATGAAATAAAAGAGCCTTTAAATAGAGTTTATGTGATAATTTGGATATCTGCTATCTTAGCTATAGTATTATCAAGTATTGTTATTTATTATTTTTCACAAAAGATAATAGTAAGTCCTTTAGCTAAGATTAATAATGTGGCAGATAAGATTTCTAAAGGTGAAGTAGGTAAGCGTGTAGATATAAACTCAAATGATGAGATAGGAGAGCTTGCAAATTCTTTTAATTCTATGGCAGATTCTTTAGAACGGGTAGAAGAGAATAGAAGGATATTTATTTCTAATGTTTCTCATGAACTTAGATCTCCAATAACATCTATTAAAGGATTTATAGGAGGCATTCTAGATGGGATTATACCAAAGGAAAAAGAAAATTATTATTTATCAGTAGCTTATGAAGAAATTCAAAGGCTAACAAGACTAATAAATGACCTTTTAGATTTATCTGCAATAGAAGCAGGAAAATTCACTTTGAATATCCAAAAATATGATATTAATGAAATTGTTCGCCTCTCTATAATTAAATTTGAAGCTATAATAAAATCAAAGAAATTAAATGTAAATATATGGTTAGAGGATGAGGATATATTTGTCTTAGTTGATAGAGATAAAATTATACAAGTGTTAACTAATCTTATTGATAATGCAATTAAATATGTTAGTGATGGTGGAAATATAGAGATAACTACTAAAGTAAAAGGACAAAAAGTTTTTGTATCAATATATAATGAAGGACCGTCTATTCCGCAAGAAGAAGTTAATCAAATATGGGAAAGATTTTATAAGAGTGATAAATCTAGAACATCTAAGATTAGCACGGGACTTGGACTTTCAATTGTAAGGCGAATTATAGTTCAACATGGGGAAGAAGTATGGGTAGAAAATGTTGATAAAAAGGGAGTAAAATTTATTTTCACTTTAAAAGTAGCACAAAAATAA
- a CDS encoding S1C family serine protease, with the protein MFGNDENVKDVAWENVENNKCGTINFRRKKNKMRSVLKAVSVILIAAVSGAVTSLYIINKRYPQMPDITQSKNLSDKKITASANEEHTNNVITKVADSVSPAVVGISSNIQNSPKSINKSMGSGVIFDSNGYIVTTYNNIEGAREINVKLANSGKELKAQLVGGDVTSDLAVIKINAKNLPVVKFGDSSKVRVGDLAIAIGNSVDEEFTGYVTAGIISSLNRKVKGVNSYYRILQTDADINPANSGGALCNERGDVIGINSIKIGKNRSKEIEGIGFAVPSNEANEVLSQIVKYGSRVKPSIGIHGKHVVLDNKSHLKGIYVQEVVKKSGAEVAGIRPTDIVLQVDNQKLNEYKDLVGIVEKHKIGDSVKCKVWRSGNTMDVSVVIGDDAKER; encoded by the coding sequence TTGTTTGGAAATGATGAAAATGTAAAAGATGTAGCATGGGAAAATGTTGAGAACAACAAATGTGGAACAATAAACTTTAGAAGGAAAAAAAATAAGATGAGAAGCGTATTAAAAGCAGTTTCTGTTATATTAATAGCAGCGGTATCAGGTGCTGTTACATCTTTATATATTATAAATAAAAGGTATCCCCAAATGCCTGATATTACTCAAAGCAAAAATTTGAGTGATAAAAAAATTACAGCAAGCGCTAATGAAGAACATACTAACAATGTAATTACAAAAGTAGCTGATTCAGTTAGCCCTGCTGTTGTTGGAATAAGCAGTAACATTCAAAACTCACCTAAGTCTATAAATAAAAGCATGGGATCTGGTGTAATATTTGACTCAAACGGATATATAGTTACAACCTACAACAATATCGAAGGAGCTAGAGAAATAAATGTTAAATTAGCTAATTCTGGGAAAGAGTTAAAGGCTCAGCTTGTGGGAGGAGATGTTACATCCGATTTAGCTGTAATAAAAATAAATGCTAAAAATTTACCTGTTGTAAAATTTGGAGATTCTTCAAAAGTAAGAGTGGGAGATTTAGCTATTGCCATTGGAAATTCTGTGGATGAGGAATTTACTGGCTATGTAACTGCAGGTATAATTAGTTCTTTAAACAGGAAGGTTAAGGGTGTTAACTCATACTATAGAATTCTTCAAACAGATGCTGACATAAATCCAGCTAATAGTGGTGGAGCATTATGTAATGAGCGGGGAGATGTTATAGGGATTAATAGTATAAAAATAGGTAAAAATAGATCTAAAGAGATAGAAGGGATAGGATTTGCAGTTCCTTCTAATGAAGCAAATGAGGTGTTAAGTCAAATAGTTAAGTATGGGAGTCGTGTAAAACCTAGTATTGGGATACATGGTAAACACGTAGTTTTAGATAACAAAAGTCATTTAAAAGGAATATATGTGCAAGAAGTTGTAAAGAAAAGCGGAGCAGAAGTTGCTGGAATAAGACCTACAGATATAGTGTTACAGGTAGATAATCAGAAATTAAATGAATATAAAGATTTGGTTGGAATTGTAGAGAAACACAAAATAGGTGACAGTGTTAAGTGTAAAGTTTGGAGAAGTGGCAATACTATGGATGTAAGTGTAGTTATAGGAGACGATGCTAAGGAGAGGTAG
- the pth gene encoding aminoacyl-tRNA hydrolase codes for MFLVVGLGNPGKEYEKTRHNIGFDMIDFISEKYKIEVNRKKFKGMYGDGKIIDEKVILLKPDTYMNLSGESVREAVDFYKIPNENIIILYDDISLDVGKIRIRPKGSAGGHNGIKNIIANLNSDIFPRIKIGVGQPSYDDLVSHVLGKFCKEDREKVEKIFHIIAKAIETIIESGVAESMNKFNGVKVE; via the coding sequence ATGTTTTTAGTGGTTGGACTTGGAAACCCTGGTAAAGAATATGAAAAAACTAGACATAATATAGGGTTTGATATGATAGATTTTATATCAGAAAAGTATAAGATTGAAGTCAATAGGAAAAAATTTAAAGGTATGTATGGGGATGGAAAAATAATTGATGAAAAAGTTATTTTACTTAAACCTGATACGTATATGAATTTAAGTGGAGAATCCGTTAGAGAGGCAGTAGATTTTTATAAGATTCCCAATGAAAATATTATAATTTTATATGATGATATAAGTTTAGATGTAGGTAAAATTAGAATAAGACCAAAAGGAAGTGCTGGAGGACATAATGGAATAAAAAACATTATCGCTAATCTTAATAGCGATATTTTTCCAAGAATCAAAATAGGAGTAGGACAGCCTTCCTATGATGACTTAGTTTCTCATGTTTTAGGAAAATTTTGTAAGGAAGATAGAGAAAAAGTTGAGAAAATTTTTCATATAATTGCAAAAGCGATTGAAACTATTATTGAAAGTGGAGTTGCTGAATCTATGAATAAGTTTAATGGGGTTAAAGTAGAGTAA